One genomic window of Paenibacillus xylanilyticus includes the following:
- the nikC gene encoding nickel transporter permease: MREFKLILTQHRWFTFLCSLTLLWVILAMIAPLLAPHDPLATNFAKVLQPASSEYPLGTDQLGRCVLSRILYGARTSLLLTFMMIGIVFVLGVAIGVIAGFARGLTDTVLMRLSDTLMAFPGLIFAIAVVGMLGPGLFNTVIALAVVWWAKYARLARSLVISLQQKEYVAAAAFSGARKIQIITRTILPNMLSPLIVMAMMDVGGMMLSISGLSFLGLGAQPPEPEWGAMLNEGRRYLQTAPWLLIYPGLAIFCTVIIFNLLGDSLRDVLDPKKKAA, from the coding sequence ATGAGAGAATTTAAGCTTATTTTGACACAGCATCGCTGGTTCACGTTTCTATGTTCACTGACCCTTCTCTGGGTCATTCTCGCCATGATTGCGCCGCTGCTCGCACCGCATGATCCACTGGCAACGAATTTTGCCAAGGTGCTGCAGCCAGCCAGCTCGGAATATCCGCTTGGAACTGATCAGCTTGGACGCTGCGTGTTATCCCGTATCCTTTACGGGGCCAGGACGTCGCTTCTGCTTACATTTATGATGATCGGAATTGTGTTTGTGCTTGGTGTAGCCATTGGTGTTATCGCGGGTTTTGCCCGTGGGCTGACAGATACAGTGCTGATGCGGTTATCCGATACGCTGATGGCCTTTCCAGGATTAATCTTCGCTATCGCAGTAGTGGGGATGCTGGGGCCAGGCCTATTTAATACGGTAATTGCCCTGGCGGTTGTTTGGTGGGCGAAGTATGCACGACTGGCAAGAAGTCTGGTGATCTCGCTTCAGCAAAAGGAGTATGTCGCGGCGGCCGCCTTCAGCGGCGCGCGGAAGATTCAGATCATCACCAGAACCATCCTGCCCAATATGCTGTCTCCTCTCATCGTCATGGCGATGATGGATGTGGGCGGCATGATGTTATCGATCTCAGGCCTGTCCTTTCTCGGGCTGGGTGCTCAGCCTCCTGAACCGGAGTGGGGGGCGATGCTGAATGAAGGCAGACGATATTTGCAGACAGCTCCGTGGCTGTTGATTTATCCGGGACTTGCGATTTTTTGCACGGTGATCATTTTTAATTTGCTGGGCGACAGTCTGAGGGATGTGCTGGATCCCAAGAAAAAGGCGGCTTAA
- a CDS encoding ABC transporter substrate-binding protein, whose product MNSRYGKTLTLTVLSLLVLCIIAACGQTTTSTSTSSSSGEKAAEADKGSAGTPTHLNVALFWLGSNLDPAEEWNGWTLTRAAIGETLIQFDENMKLVPKIADSWDRIDDTTWHFHIRDGVTFHNGNKVTADAVKKSIERSMELNERGQSTLPVASMTAEGQDLTIKTTEPYASLLGNIAEPLFVIVDTSADTSQFKSEPIATGPFMVTGYTPDQEIQVKKYDGYWDGAADVDTITFKYIKDDSTRALALQSGEIDVASNVGRSSLALFQDQSQYTIDEIPSLRTQFVWFNTQNPLLSEPDVRRAISYGIDREMYANTLVGGQAAKGPFTSALPFGYDQVKGYDYEPETAKKLLDEAGYKDADGDGIREKDGQKLTLQLILNSAYESDSIVAAAMQSQLKEIGVNLEMTSYEDLTDHQKSGNYDLALTSINTGITGDPQYILDFYFKTGAEWNIGGYSNPKLDAVIQQLHSEFDVEKRYELAAEAQQMILDDAAYMFITYTPINIVSKSTVQGATMYPIDFYLLDRNIQVGQ is encoded by the coding sequence ATGAATTCGAGATATGGAAAAACGCTAACGCTTACCGTACTGTCATTATTGGTTTTATGTATTATCGCGGCATGTGGCCAAACCACAACAAGTACCTCCACCTCATCATCATCTGGCGAAAAGGCGGCTGAGGCTGATAAAGGCAGTGCAGGTACACCGACGCATCTGAATGTAGCGCTATTCTGGCTTGGTAGTAATCTGGATCCGGCAGAGGAGTGGAACGGCTGGACCCTTACACGGGCAGCAATAGGAGAGACCCTGATTCAGTTTGACGAAAATATGAAATTGGTACCGAAAATTGCGGATAGCTGGGATCGTATTGATGATACGACATGGCATTTTCATATCCGGGACGGCGTAACGTTTCATAACGGAAATAAGGTCACAGCAGATGCGGTGAAGAAGTCCATTGAACGTTCCATGGAGCTGAATGAGAGAGGGCAATCGACCTTGCCGGTGGCTTCCATGACTGCAGAAGGCCAGGATCTAACCATCAAAACAACGGAGCCTTATGCCTCCCTGCTCGGCAATATTGCTGAACCCTTGTTTGTGATTGTGGATACGAGTGCAGATACATCCCAATTCAAGAGTGAACCTATCGCCACAGGTCCATTTATGGTAACAGGATATACCCCGGATCAGGAGATTCAGGTGAAAAAGTATGACGGATACTGGGACGGGGCAGCCGATGTGGATACCATTACATTCAAATATATCAAGGATGACAGCACACGTGCCCTTGCACTGCAATCGGGTGAGATTGATGTAGCCAGCAACGTGGGACGAAGCAGCTTGGCATTATTCCAGGATCAGAGTCAATATACGATTGATGAAATCCCGAGCCTGCGTACGCAGTTTGTATGGTTTAATACGCAAAATCCGCTGCTGAGTGAGCCGGACGTACGACGTGCAATTTCATATGGCATAGACCGCGAGATGTATGCAAACACACTGGTGGGCGGCCAGGCGGCCAAAGGACCGTTTACCTCGGCTCTTCCTTTTGGCTACGATCAGGTGAAGGGGTATGACTATGAACCGGAGACAGCCAAGAAGCTGTTGGATGAGGCTGGCTACAAGGATGCGGATGGGGACGGTATTCGGGAAAAAGACGGACAAAAGCTAACGCTTCAATTGATCCTCAATTCAGCTTACGAATCGGACTCCATTGTGGCTGCTGCAATGCAGTCCCAGCTCAAGGAAATTGGAGTTAATCTGGAAATGACCTCTTACGAGGACCTGACTGATCACCAAAAAAGCGGGAACTACGATTTGGCGCTGACCAGCATTAATACAGGGATTACCGGAGATCCCCAGTATATTCTCGACTTTTATTTCAAAACGGGAGCGGAGTGGAACATCGGTGGATACAGCAATCCGAAGCTGGATGCGGTGATTCAGCAGCTGCATTCCGAATTCGATGTGGAGAAAAGATATGAACTGGCTGCAGAAGCCCAGCAGATGATTCTGGATGATGCGGCATACATGTTTATTACCTACACTCCAATTAACATTGTCAGCAAGAGCACCGTACAGGGTGCAACGATGTATCCGATTGACTTTTATCTCCTGGATCGCAATATCCAGGTTGGGCAATAA
- a CDS encoding ABC transporter ATP-binding protein — protein MSALLGVDRLSVVYKSGSPALQNVSFAMNAGEIIGIVGESGSGKSTLLRALLGMLPDGGQYAGGDIVFQGKSIFSLSQKEWGSIRGKRIAMVFQDSGSYLNPIRTIGSQYIEAIRTHVDLSKKAAYAMAVDMLSQMGLDDPERMMSMYPGQLSGGMKQRTAIAMAVTMEPELLLADEPTSALDVTTQVEVIKRLTNLRASQGTGMIIVTHNIAVAAHMADYIGVMQNGLLVEFGQTSSMITSPRHAYTRGLLAAVPELEGNTDDR, from the coding sequence ATGAGCGCTTTACTGGGTGTAGACCGCCTTTCTGTAGTGTATAAGAGCGGTTCACCTGCACTGCAGAATGTTTCGTTCGCAATGAATGCGGGGGAGATTATCGGAATCGTGGGCGAGAGCGGAAGTGGTAAATCGACGTTGCTTCGAGCTTTGCTCGGCATGCTTCCAGACGGTGGGCAGTATGCCGGGGGAGACATTGTTTTTCAGGGGAAATCGATATTTAGTCTTTCGCAGAAGGAATGGGGCAGCATACGCGGCAAGCGGATAGCTATGGTTTTTCAGGATAGCGGTTCTTATCTGAATCCCATCCGTACAATAGGAAGTCAGTACATCGAGGCGATCCGTACACACGTTGATCTATCGAAGAAAGCTGCCTATGCCATGGCGGTGGACATGCTCTCACAGATGGGGCTGGATGACCCCGAGCGTATGATGAGCATGTATCCCGGCCAGCTTAGCGGAGGCATGAAGCAGCGAACAGCAATTGCCATGGCGGTAACGATGGAGCCAGAACTGCTGCTTGCCGATGAACCGACCAGTGCGCTGGATGTAACCACTCAGGTTGAAGTGATCAAACGATTGACCAACCTTCGGGCAAGTCAGGGAACAGGGATGATCATTGTGACGCACAATATTGCCGTTGCTGCCCATATGGCAGACTACATCGGTGTGATGCAGAATGGGTTACTGGTTGAGTTTGGACAAACTTCAAGCATGATTACAAGTCCACGTCATGCTTATACCCGCGGATTGCTAGCTGCAGTACCTGAATTGGAGGGGAATACGGATGATAGATGA
- a CDS encoding ABC transporter ATP-binding protein: MIDEGIPVLEMRNLSKTYESRGQGAHAALQSINLKLYPGECLGIVGESGSGKSTLAKCVTHLEKASSGQIIYRQQDITWIRGEALRQQRKQIQMVFQEPSAIFNPRMRVGSFILEPLLNYKLIKRRQGEKEIHRLLELVGLPTAIADKYPHEISGGEQQRVVIARAIGVQPDVIIFDEATSALDVSIQQQILNLLVRLREETGISCIFISHDLAVVQQVSDRTAVMYKGQVVEVLESAQLTRASSHPYTRNLMASVLSVKEIKDKMREYALHGITG, translated from the coding sequence ATGATAGATGAGGGGATACCCGTTCTGGAAATGAGGAATTTAAGTAAAACCTACGAATCCAGGGGCCAGGGAGCGCATGCAGCATTGCAATCTATCAATCTGAAGCTCTATCCGGGTGAATGTCTGGGAATTGTAGGGGAGAGCGGAAGTGGCAAGAGCACCTTGGCCAAATGCGTGACCCATCTGGAAAAGGCAAGCTCCGGGCAGATCATCTATCGTCAGCAGGATATTACTTGGATAAGGGGAGAGGCCTTGCGGCAGCAGCGCAAGCAGATTCAGATGGTTTTTCAGGAACCTTCGGCAATTTTCAATCCCCGCATGAGGGTGGGATCGTTTATTCTTGAGCCTTTATTGAACTATAAACTGATCAAGCGCAGGCAGGGGGAAAAGGAAATTCATCGTTTGCTGGAGCTGGTGGGATTGCCTACTGCCATTGCTGACAAGTATCCACACGAAATCAGTGGTGGGGAGCAGCAGCGAGTGGTTATTGCGCGGGCGATCGGAGTGCAGCCGGATGTGATCATTTTTGATGAGGCTACCTCGGCTCTCGATGTTTCCATTCAGCAGCAAATATTGAATCTGTTGGTCCGATTGCGTGAGGAGACAGGGATTTCATGTATCTTCATATCGCATGACCTGGCTGTGGTGCAGCAGGTTAGCGATCGCACTGCGGTCATGTACAAGGGTCAAGTCGTTGAGGTGTTAGAAAGTGCACAGCTAACGCGTGCATCCAGTCATCCCTATACACGAAACCTGATGGCTTCGGTGTTGTCGGTGAAAGAGATCAAGGATAAGATGCGAGAGTATGCCCTTCATGGCATTACGGGCTAA
- a CDS encoding DUF5704 domain-containing protein, with protein MDNTAYYEPGEPILVSVESFTGRRTKFTTQIGGAIPPIKTAEYNPPKWNADYQFNTDLYWKALAEITKEINLTNGGQLSINQSKQLNATVKTKTGDGSFGAETNVNSGNGRTTWTSSNPAVATVSNSGLVQAVSRGTTTITVLWEKDDFQLTTTTTIGVEEDPGNGGGGGNGGGSGIGCSPTIGPPSTGTIMSMSDLDPNANGVIKADNRGNETFNVLRGIPTSESLYTNAFADNYLFKQAWAKMSGKVTYDCSVTLSYDREWTVPGPDICTEDGCTDGPPVPANDTVTKPYNFQITRDYSYWKINNLEVYKITKATMKNYALPGELVTMIPSGYTPPTLVSKNDENVESHVRPGQTTSISYTPPKLTGGLDAPPDVPDDTSRLKGMAESNTPQAKVNNDSVIFNNTKIMDDTEATKDGPTPSNIPNPTTIGQDVLYKPNNMISNTLVNKENTPSSGTIYYDLLPGNVNGGANKDFPINGINTVTVHTPVVNYALVSDDQAHNQKTTPDLTRSALILERPFIVRIPTTGQHLDAASYPGYGNRDYAKYFRMKQVKFPFDVYTADRSQFIPAKTWVDIPVNQLDTSFYLPVWVDEGNYEIEFRNIAENAPPNFTEQQDANTNLAHHVAADTVPVDVIGRLYDFHVTDISDYNWENVFRKQPGSPEPTGVSYWTGLNRIDGDPRGNLAPFVLPIRPGSHPIQGFKNVAVKTGYHIKFDLKTKGNMFGQQDGVRITPTFHFVNEDGTSRQEVDLYYHRGQERFIRIGSAQDLEKRFVVLNARLRNVPGTEMGDTARYRYTFELTKEEQSQGTLAEYMVRFVDQISHQKTWVGRYDWMILPSSIRTLIGPKTDIPQGVNLDRANAAIQHWYGEYSLPADVYAVPKGTNLEPLARQNQLDEKSAVFLRNGYIVVNFNIESLRNGDTDAPHLQYIYAPLMNQWQMEGFQNNPVNTEGNTWPIQDGDVVFYHANRSSRNDFQSQVPH; from the coding sequence ATGGATAATACAGCTTATTATGAACCAGGAGAGCCAATCTTGGTTTCTGTTGAATCATTTACTGGCCGTAGAACAAAATTCACCACACAAATTGGTGGTGCTATTCCACCAATTAAAACAGCAGAATATAATCCGCCCAAATGGAATGCGGATTATCAATTCAACACGGATCTATACTGGAAAGCTTTAGCCGAGATCACCAAAGAAATCAATCTTACCAATGGCGGCCAACTCAGCATTAACCAATCCAAGCAATTAAATGCAACCGTAAAGACCAAAACCGGTGATGGAAGCTTTGGTGCTGAAACCAATGTAAATAGCGGTAATGGGCGCACGACATGGACTTCCTCCAACCCTGCTGTTGCAACCGTTAGTAATTCAGGGCTTGTCCAAGCCGTAAGCAGAGGTACTACCACCATCACCGTACTGTGGGAAAAAGACGACTTCCAATTAACGACAACCACAACGATTGGCGTAGAAGAAGATCCCGGGAACGGGGGTGGCGGAGGAAATGGGGGCGGAAGTGGTATTGGTTGTTCACCGACAATCGGGCCACCATCTACAGGGACCATTATGAGCATGAGTGACCTTGATCCAAATGCTAACGGTGTTATAAAAGCAGATAACAGAGGAAATGAGACATTCAATGTATTGAGAGGAATCCCTACTTCTGAGTCACTGTATACCAATGCATTTGCTGACAACTATCTCTTCAAGCAGGCCTGGGCGAAAATGTCGGGCAAAGTCACGTATGATTGCAGTGTTACGCTGTCCTATGACAGGGAATGGACTGTACCGGGCCCTGATATCTGTACCGAGGATGGCTGTACGGATGGACCACCTGTTCCAGCCAATGACACAGTAACCAAACCATACAATTTCCAGATTACACGGGACTACTCGTACTGGAAAATCAACAATCTTGAAGTATACAAGATCACAAAAGCGACCATGAAGAATTATGCCCTGCCGGGTGAACTGGTCACCATGATTCCATCCGGATATACACCGCCAACTTTGGTATCCAAAAACGATGAAAACGTGGAGAGCCATGTCAGACCAGGGCAAACAACGTCTATCTCCTATACCCCACCCAAATTAACAGGCGGGCTGGATGCACCTCCAGATGTACCGGATGATACGTCGCGTTTGAAGGGAATGGCGGAGTCCAACACCCCTCAGGCAAAAGTGAATAATGACTCGGTCATATTCAACAATACCAAGATTATGGACGACACGGAGGCGACCAAGGATGGACCTACGCCATCGAATATTCCTAACCCTACAACGATTGGCCAGGATGTCCTCTATAAGCCAAATAACATGATTAGTAACACGCTGGTCAACAAAGAAAACACACCAAGTTCCGGTACCATTTATTACGATCTGCTGCCCGGGAATGTAAATGGCGGCGCCAACAAAGATTTCCCGATTAACGGCATTAACACCGTTACCGTGCACACCCCAGTCGTAAACTACGCCCTGGTATCGGATGATCAGGCTCATAATCAGAAGACGACTCCGGATCTAACCCGGTCAGCACTGATTCTGGAACGTCCTTTTATTGTCCGTATACCAACGACTGGTCAGCATTTGGACGCAGCAAGTTACCCCGGTTATGGCAATCGGGACTATGCCAAATATTTTCGAATGAAACAGGTGAAATTCCCGTTTGATGTCTATACCGCGGATAGAAGCCAATTTATCCCGGCTAAAACCTGGGTAGATATCCCGGTAAATCAGCTGGACACCAGCTTTTACCTCCCGGTATGGGTAGACGAGGGCAACTATGAAATTGAATTCCGCAACATTGCGGAGAACGCTCCCCCCAACTTCACCGAACAGCAGGATGCCAATACCAACCTGGCCCATCACGTAGCTGCCGATACGGTTCCAGTCGACGTCATCGGTAGGCTATACGATTTTCACGTCACCGACATTTCGGACTACAACTGGGAAAATGTTTTTCGCAAACAGCCAGGCAGCCCCGAGCCAACGGGAGTCAGCTATTGGACAGGCTTGAATCGTATAGATGGTGACCCTCGTGGCAATCTGGCACCTTTCGTATTGCCCATTCGTCCAGGCAGCCATCCAATACAGGGATTCAAAAATGTGGCTGTAAAAACCGGGTACCATATCAAGTTTGACCTCAAAACGAAAGGTAATATGTTTGGTCAGCAGGATGGGGTACGGATTACGCCAACTTTTCATTTCGTGAACGAGGATGGCACCTCCCGGCAGGAGGTCGATCTGTATTACCACAGAGGACAGGAAAGATTTATCCGTATTGGATCTGCACAGGATTTGGAGAAACGCTTTGTGGTTCTGAATGCCCGTTTGCGGAATGTTCCTGGTACCGAAATGGGCGATACCGCTCGTTATCGATACACCTTTGAACTGACCAAAGAGGAGCAGAGCCAAGGCACACTGGCTGAATACATGGTTCGTTTCGTCGATCAGATCTCGCACCAGAAAACGTGGGTCGGACGTTATGATTGGATGATCCTGCCCTCATCCATTCGTACATTGATCGGACCCAAAACAGACATCCCGCAAGGCGTTAACTTGGATCGGGCAAATGCAGCCATCCAGCACTGGTACGGAGAATACAGCCTGCCAGCTGATGTATACGCCGTGCCGAAAGGCACGAATTTGGAGCCACTTGCGAGACAAAATCAGTTGGATGAAAAGTCCGCTGTGTTCCTGAGGAATGGGTATATCGTGGTCAACTTCAATATTGAAAGTCTACGAAATGGCGATACGGACGCGCCTCATCTCCAGTACATCTATGCACCTCTGATGAATCAGTGGCAGATGGAGGGTTTTCAGAACAATCCGGTCAATACTGAAGGCAATACTTGGCCCATCCAAGACGGGGATGTTGTCTTCTACCATGCCAATCGGTCGAGCCGAAACGACTTCCAATCCCAAGTACCACATTAA
- a CDS encoding S-layer homology domain-containing protein gives MKKMILTGVTALALLAGGVIGSGSIGSSVEAAQATLKFKDVPSTHWAAAAINSAVEQGFFQGYADGTFKPSSPVTKAEMASILGRLTDQPNAAIQETNNFTDVPEWAKSGVSAAIAKGFISPANYNGKLDAKASLTRGEMAIWLAQGLTVVDSDYKQALSDVTNTVIPAKEYFTGKLASNQKNAVAVALGTGLMSVANDKNFGTDRTTTRAEVAVLIARYASVAKTKPADFQGLNELRAVGLTGTNLSIIAPKYQKTPEKKVSPNVDYSEVTDDFSKVRNKNIITDTSYADLKIKNWIIVNTFAKGSARSIYYPVFVDEGFTLLRGAYYSFAELELNVKSKTMTSLQAGSLLNSATINPMNSPRSDAFTAYGGPSINDVTKSRGVFTVNNPVYWSRGLLHFDKELISDVSLVAKEGPTYSVIATD, from the coding sequence ATGAAGAAAATGATTTTAACCGGGGTTACGGCATTGGCTTTGCTTGCAGGGGGCGTAATAGGTTCAGGAAGTATCGGGAGTTCAGTAGAAGCCGCTCAAGCTACGCTAAAATTCAAAGATGTTCCTTCGACACACTGGGCGGCTGCAGCGATCAACTCCGCAGTTGAACAGGGATTTTTCCAAGGGTATGCCGATGGGACATTCAAACCAAGCTCACCCGTGACCAAGGCCGAAATGGCTAGTATTCTCGGACGTTTAACCGATCAGCCTAATGCAGCCATACAAGAAACAAATAACTTTACAGACGTGCCTGAATGGGCAAAAAGTGGCGTATCCGCTGCGATTGCCAAAGGCTTCATCAGCCCTGCCAACTACAATGGAAAACTCGATGCCAAGGCATCTCTAACACGGGGAGAAATGGCGATCTGGCTGGCACAGGGGCTGACCGTGGTTGATTCGGATTACAAACAAGCTCTGTCTGATGTAACCAATACGGTGATACCTGCGAAGGAATACTTCACAGGCAAACTGGCAAGCAACCAAAAAAATGCTGTCGCTGTTGCTCTGGGTACAGGGTTGATGAGTGTTGCTAATGATAAAAATTTTGGAACCGATCGCACTACGACAAGGGCCGAAGTTGCTGTGCTGATCGCTCGTTATGCAAGTGTGGCGAAAACGAAGCCTGCTGATTTTCAGGGCTTGAATGAGTTGCGTGCAGTTGGTTTAACGGGGACGAATTTGAGCATTATTGCACCTAAATATCAGAAAACACCAGAAAAGAAGGTTTCACCAAACGTTGATTACAGCGAAGTCACAGACGACTTCTCGAAAGTTCGAAACAAAAATATTATTACTGACACTAGTTATGCTGACCTCAAGATAAAGAATTGGATTATTGTTAATACCTTTGCAAAAGGTTCTGCAAGAAGTATCTATTACCCTGTTTTTGTAGACGAAGGATTCACTCTCTTAAGGGGAGCATACTATTCTTTTGCAGAACTTGAATTGAACGTGAAAAGTAAAACTATGACTTCACTTCAAGCTGGAAGTTTACTGAACTCAGCAACAATTAATCCTATGAATTCTCCAAGATCAGATGCATTTACTGCATATGGTGGGCCTAGTATTAATGATGTCACTAAAAGTAGAGGTGTATTCACTGTTAATAATCCGGTCTATTGGAGTAGAGGGCTTTTACATTTCGATAAGGAGTTGATTTCCGATGTCAGCCTTGTCGCCAAAGAAGGTCCTACCTACAGCGTAATAGCCACAGATTAG
- the udk gene encoding uridine kinase: MLIIGIAGGTGSGKTTVARSVIDRLGSGKVTFISQDNYYKDQSQLTPEQRRLTNYDHPFAFDNDLLIEHLTLLKQGQTAYAPVYDFTIDNRAANETVELAPNHIVIVEGLHVLIDEHLRALLDIKVFVDTDSDVRILRRVLRDMEERGRTIQSVYKQYLETVKPMHDAFIEPSKKYADIIIPEGGHNEVGIQMLSILTEKYLTGEKWNGA; this comes from the coding sequence ATGCTCATTATTGGTATCGCCGGAGGGACCGGCTCCGGTAAAACGACGGTAGCTCGCTCCGTCATCGACCGTCTTGGATCAGGCAAAGTGACGTTTATATCCCAGGACAATTATTACAAAGATCAATCACAGCTCACGCCAGAGCAGCGTCGACTCACCAATTACGATCATCCGTTTGCATTCGACAATGATCTGTTGATTGAGCATCTTACCCTGCTGAAGCAAGGACAAACGGCATATGCTCCCGTATATGACTTCACCATAGATAACCGTGCTGCCAATGAGACGGTTGAACTCGCACCGAACCATATCGTTATTGTAGAAGGCCTTCATGTGCTCATCGACGAACATCTACGTGCCCTGCTGGACATCAAGGTATTTGTCGATACCGATTCCGACGTTCGCATTTTGCGGAGAGTGCTGCGGGATATGGAGGAACGTGGACGTACGATTCAATCCGTTTACAAACAATATCTCGAAACCGTCAAACCTATGCACGATGCCTTTATCGAGCCTTCCAAAAAGTACGCGGACATTATTATCCCCGAAGGTGGACATAACGAAGTCGGCATTCAGATGTTGTCGATTTTGACCGAGAAATACCTGACCGGAGAGAAATGGAACGGCGCATAG
- a CDS encoding VanZ family protein, with protein sequence MSIQFTISSLSVLGPLFILNLLALVIHARVSKVRYTSKQYLLMLTFAIYMLGVLHFVFFPIDVNIGIYANQTPWYKNLQWVPLLTADAPSFLLNIVLFMPLGFLLPLLKPSVDSIRKAASAGLMLSFTIEILQLVIRITLGNGRSTDINDLIANTAGSVLGFVILGLLIRLIGQNLILP encoded by the coding sequence ATGTCCATTCAATTTACCATTTCATCTCTAAGTGTCCTTGGTCCACTATTTATTCTGAATCTGCTCGCTCTGGTGATCCACGCCAGGGTGAGCAAAGTTAGATATACGAGCAAACAGTATCTGCTGATGCTGACATTCGCTATATACATGCTTGGCGTGCTGCATTTTGTATTTTTCCCAATCGATGTGAATATCGGAATCTATGCCAACCAGACACCCTGGTACAAGAACCTTCAATGGGTTCCGCTCCTGACTGCCGATGCGCCAAGTTTCCTTCTGAACATTGTGCTGTTTATGCCGCTGGGGTTCCTGCTTCCTCTTTTGAAACCATCGGTTGACTCGATACGCAAAGCGGCATCGGCGGGCCTAATGTTAAGTTTCACTATTGAAATATTGCAGCTTGTGATCCGGATTACTCTGGGGAATGGCCGCTCGACTGATATTAATGATCTAATTGCGAATACGGCAGGAAGTGTGCTTGGTTTTGTTATTCTTGGTCTGCTCATTCGCCTGATTGGCCAGAACCTGATTCTTCCCTGA
- a CDS encoding DUF4179 domain-containing protein: MSNPFNIDQELKKQAKERPAMSNLVRTRIDATLESLPESPSQLNSEQAQRPRRVNKGLRRTAAAAVAAGVLGVTVFASGFVSPAMADSLRNIPLVGSLFSSIEADMGLRTAGNEGLTTPVNSSFAYQDVKFKVLETVYDGTRAAFLVHVTAPNLNQGMYDNGKDIVKLSSAVDNVFLNVNGFSPDEGLFYSSAGANEPDTLLFEQIIPTDHKGEFPDQFDAKVKLTLQGLDHEFELTVPFTKSTTDTYKVQPDTVTENGLFTATVTKAEVTPITTRLTAAIGLKGKQTLTDKEKEQLQDIRFAIYDDQGRQLTALSGEGIYEDNQLKWESIYATTAKDVKYLVVKPFEMKDDFTEEVKDNQFIQGMEMKVQLQ, encoded by the coding sequence ATGTCGAACCCATTTAATATCGATCAGGAGTTAAAAAAACAAGCGAAGGAGCGCCCTGCCATGTCTAATCTTGTACGCACTCGAATTGATGCCACACTGGAGTCCCTTCCCGAATCACCCAGCCAGCTGAATAGTGAACAAGCTCAGCGTCCGCGCCGGGTAAACAAAGGACTGCGTCGTACCGCAGCGGCTGCCGTTGCCGCAGGTGTATTAGGTGTTACTGTATTTGCATCCGGATTTGTGTCTCCAGCCATGGCTGATTCTCTGCGCAACATTCCGCTCGTAGGCAGCCTCTTCAGCTCAATTGAAGCGGATATGGGTCTGAGAACAGCGGGTAACGAAGGTTTGACTACTCCAGTAAACAGTTCCTTTGCTTATCAGGATGTAAAATTCAAGGTATTGGAAACGGTATACGATGGCACACGCGCAGCATTTCTGGTTCATGTCACGGCTCCCAACCTGAATCAGGGCATGTATGATAACGGCAAGGACATTGTGAAGCTGAGCAGCGCAGTCGACAACGTTTTCCTCAATGTAAATGGATTTAGCCCAGATGAAGGCCTATTTTATAGTTCAGCCGGGGCGAACGAGCCCGATACCCTGCTTTTTGAACAGATCATTCCTACGGATCATAAAGGTGAATTCCCGGATCAGTTCGATGCCAAGGTTAAGTTGACACTGCAAGGGCTGGATCATGAGTTTGAGTTAACCGTTCCATTTACCAAATCAACAACGGACACCTACAAGGTTCAGCCTGATACCGTCACGGAGAATGGCTTGTTTACGGCCACTGTTACGAAAGCCGAGGTTACTCCTATCACAACACGCTTAACTGCCGCCATCGGTTTGAAGGGGAAACAAACGTTGACTGACAAAGAAAAAGAACAGCTGCAGGACATCAGGTTTGCCATCTATGATGATCAAGGTCGGCAACTGACTGCACTCAGCGGCGAGGGTATCTATGAAGATAACCAGTTGAAATGGGAAAGCATATATGCGACAACAGCGAAGGATGTAAAATACCTGGTAGTAAAACCTTTTGAAATGAAAGATGACTTTACCGAAGAGGTCAAAGACAATCAATTTATTCAGGGAATGGAAATGAAAGTTCAGCTCCAATAG